The following proteins are co-located in the Spirosoma montaniterrae genome:
- a CDS encoding sensor histidine kinase, with the protein MTRYLVYIIAVHAVLVALTFQVLKTSKQWFIASEVLIGLSLVVGWRIYRSFQKPSEFIASGIEAIRDQDFTVKFVPTGNRDVDELIRVYNLMIDQLRLERTRQAEQQFFLDKLVDASPIALLILDFDERVSAINPKARKLLDLPDNQLIGKPLTAIGHPLLAQLSTLQPDQPQTVKLAGVETYRVLLGQFIDRGFRRQFLFIEELTAEIIETEKKAYGKVVRMMAHEVNNSIGAINSILHIAEPELPNPDLRQAVRVAIERNDRLNLFMRRFADVVRLPVPNRASTNLTVFVDAVGQLMQPQAHARGVQLTTQLPAEPVYWLVDIGQMEQVLVNVVKNALEACTAGNVVDIELTNRQLAVRNNGQPIPDTVVANLFDPFFSTKTIGQGIGLTLTREILLNHGFSFSLATEADGWTVFRLNGH; encoded by the coding sequence ATGACTCGCTACTTAGTCTACATTATTGCCGTTCATGCGGTGCTTGTGGCCCTGACGTTTCAGGTGCTGAAAACAAGCAAACAATGGTTTATTGCCTCCGAAGTGCTGATTGGGCTGTCGCTGGTAGTGGGCTGGCGGATTTATCGGTCGTTTCAAAAACCGTCGGAGTTTATTGCGTCGGGTATCGAAGCCATTCGCGATCAGGATTTTACGGTCAAGTTTGTACCAACCGGCAACCGGGACGTCGATGAACTGATTCGGGTGTATAACCTGATGATCGACCAATTGCGGCTCGAACGCACACGGCAGGCCGAACAGCAATTTTTCTTAGACAAATTAGTCGATGCGTCGCCCATTGCCCTGCTCATTCTCGATTTCGACGAGCGCGTATCGGCCATCAATCCGAAAGCCCGGAAGCTGCTCGATCTGCCCGATAATCAGTTGATTGGTAAACCGCTGACTGCAATCGGGCATCCACTGCTGGCGCAACTTAGTACGCTGCAACCCGATCAGCCGCAGACCGTAAAACTGGCGGGCGTTGAAACGTATCGGGTATTGCTGGGGCAGTTTATCGACCGTGGATTTCGGCGGCAATTTCTGTTTATCGAAGAACTCACGGCTGAGATTATCGAGACTGAAAAGAAGGCTTACGGAAAGGTAGTCAGGATGATGGCGCATGAAGTCAACAACTCCATCGGGGCAATCAACTCCATTCTGCACATTGCTGAGCCGGAACTACCAAATCCCGATTTGCGGCAGGCTGTTCGGGTAGCTATCGAACGCAACGACCGGCTCAACCTGTTCATGCGCCGGTTCGCCGACGTAGTGCGGTTGCCAGTACCAAATAGAGCATCGACCAACCTGACTGTATTCGTAGACGCTGTGGGGCAACTCATGCAGCCTCAGGCTCACGCCCGTGGTGTGCAGCTAACCACGCAGCTACCCGCCGAGCCGGTATACTGGTTAGTCGACATAGGGCAAATGGAGCAGGTATTAGTCAATGTTGTAAAAAACGCACTTGAAGCTTGCACTGCCGGTAACGTGGTTGATATTGAGTTGACTAATAGGCAGTTGGCCGTGCGAAACAACGGTCAGCCGATTCCCGATACTGTGGTTGCAAACCTGTTCGATCCGTTTTTTAGCACCAAAACTATCGGGCAGGGTATCGGCCTGACGCTAACCCGCGAAATTCTGCTTAATCACGGTTTTTCGTTCTCACTCGCCACCGAAGCCGATGGCTGGACGGTGTTTCGGTTGAATGGGCATTAG